The sequence CTTACATAACTAAAACAAACAAATTCATATTTGAGGAGTAAAGATGTATAAAAGCGGTTTTGTTGGACTCATTGGCAGGCCTAATGTAGGGAAATCAACACTCCTTAATACGATTATCGGGGAGCAGATATCAATAACTTCTAATGTCCCGCAGACAACAAGAAATCAGATAAAAGGGATTTTTAGTGACGTGCGCGGGCAAATTGTTTTTATTGATACTCCCGGCATACACCAGACTACCGCTAAGTTTGGTGAAATACTTAACGAGACTGCGCTTAACGTTCTAAGTGACAGCGATATCGATGTCGTTCTTTATATCGTCGATGTATCACGTCCTTTCGGACCTGAAGAAAAGTTTTTATCCGAAAACATATTACACCAGAAAAAACCCTTCATCTTAGTGTTTAATAAGATTGATTGTCCCAGAACTTTCATTAAAGAGTACACTCAACTGTTCAGCGATTTTAAGTCTGTAGATATCTCAGCTCTCAACAAAACTAACA comes from Candidatus Margulisiibacteriota bacterium and encodes:
- a CDS encoding GTPase Era produces the protein MYKSGFVGLIGRPNVGKSTLLNTIIGEQISITSNVPQTTRNQIKGIFSDVRGQIVFIDTPGIHQTTAKFGEILNETALNVLSDSDIDVVLYIVDVSRPFGPEEKFLSENILHQKKPFILVFNKIDCPRTFIKEYTQLFSDFKSVDISALNKTNTEELIEKIFNYLPEGEPYFDPEEITDQNLRFITAEIIRKHVIINMQDEIPHATAVRIEEFKELPDGSAVIDAVIYVETESQKKIMIGKDGSKIKTIKNFSKRELKNFIQGSITLTLNVKEKHNWRKNNGFLKSLGYTEKTN